AGGAATCCCTGAACCGGGCCATCCGCGCTGTCGCCCCGGGCCGCGAAATCAACGTGATCGGCCGCACCATCGAGTCCTACGCCAAGCGTTTCGGCTACGGCGTCGTCCGCGACTTCACCGGCCACGGCGTGGGTGAGGCCTTCCACACCGGCCTGATCATCCCGCACTACGATGCTGCCCCGGCCTACAACACGGTCATGGAGACCGGCATGGTCTTCACGATCGAACCGATGCTGACACTGGGCACCGTGGACTGGGACATGTGGGCCGATGACTGGACCGTGGTCACCCGCGACCGGAAACGCACCGCGCAGTTCGAGCACACCCTGCTGGTCACCGAGACCGGCGCCGAGGTGCTGACCCTCCCCTGATTCCCGCTCCACCAGAAGATCCCGGTCTTCGCCCCCCGGCCCTGGGCCGCACCCTCCTAGCTCCGCCCCCTGCCACGAACGGAACCACATTGGCCAAGAAGGACGAGAAGTCGAAGAAGAACGCCCCGCTGATCGGCATCGACATCGGCGGCACCGGGATCAAGGGCGGGATCGTCGACCTGAAGAAGGGCAAGCTGATCGGTGACCGCCTGCGCATCCCCACCCCGCAGCCCTCGACGCCCGAATCCGTTGCCGAAGTCGTGGCCCAGGTTGTCGCCGAACTGTCCGCCCGACCCGACGCGCCGGCACCGGACTCGCCAGTGGGCGTCACCTTCCCGGGCATCATCCAGCACGGTGTGGTCCACTCCGCCGCCAATGTGGACAAGTCGTGGCTGGAAATGGACATCGATGCCCTGCTGACGGCCCGTCTCGGCCGCCCGGTGGAGGTCATCAACGACGCCGACGCCGCCGGCCTGGCAGAGGCACGCTTCGGCGCGGGCGAGTTCGTCGAGGGGACAGTGCTGGTCATCACGCTCGGCACCGGGATCGGCTCCGCCTTTATCTTCGACGGCAAGCTTGTTCCCAACGCCGAGCTCGGCCACCTTGAAATCGATGGGTTCGACGCCGAGAGCAAGGCCTCAGCCGTGGCCCGCGAGCGGGACGGCCTGAGCTGGGAGGAGTACAGCGTGCTGCTCCAGCGGTACTTCTCCCACGTGGAGTTCCTCTTCTCCCCCGAACTGTTCATCGTCGGCGGCGGCATCTCGAAACGGGCCGACGAATACCTGCCGCGGCTGCAGCTGCGCACGCCGATCGTCCCGGCCGAGCTGAAGAACGACGCCGGAATCGTCGGCGCCGCCCTCGAGATCGCGCTGAAGCACAAACTGGCCAAGTAGCCAATGAGCTATCACTCCGGGTCGTCCTGAACGCTGGGAACGACCCGGAGTGATAGCTCATTTTTTATTTGGTGCCGGTGGCGGCTGCGGCTTCCCCTCCGCTGCCACCACCGGAGTCTGTGGGCCGGTGGCGCTGGTACTGGAGCCCGGTGCTCCTTAGAGCGGGCTCTTCTGCTGGCTTGTGCCTTCACGGCCCTTGGTCTCGGCCTCATGGCGGAGCAGGGAGATGGCGGCTTCGAAGTCCTCAAGGGATTCGAAGGCCTGGTAGACGCTCGCGAAGCGCAGGTAAGCAACCTCGTCGAGCCGCTGGAGCGGGTTGAGGATGGCGAGGCCAACTTCATGGGCATCGATCTCCGCGGCGCCGGAGGCCCGGATGGTCTCTTCGACTTCCTGGGCCAGCATGGCGAGGTCGTCCTCGGTGACGGGACGGCCCTGGCAGGCCTTGCGGACGCCGTTGATGACCTTGCTGCGGCTGAACGGCTCACCAATGCCTGACCGCTTGATCACGGTGAGGCTGGTGGTCTCGACAGTGGTGAAGCGTCGCCCGCACTCGGGGCACTGCCGGCGTCGTCGGATAGCCGAGCCGTCGTCGGCGATCCGGCTGTCCACCACACGCGAATCAGGGTTCCGGCAAAACGGGCAATACATGGCGTTTCCTCCCCTGTCGCAAGTCCATGTCAGGTCGCACATCGATGTCACTTGGCTCCGCCATCAGTTTACGACTAGATGTAGCTGAATAACAAGCCTGTAATTACTACATGTAGTGGTCAGGCGTCCTGGGCGAACCGAATAGTGACCGCTTCGCCGTGCGCCGGGAGGTCCTCCGCCCCGGACAGGCTCACAATGTGCCCGCTCACCTCTTCCAGGGCGGCGCGGGAGTAGTTGATCACCTGGATGGCGCGCAGGAAGGTGGTCACGTTCAGTCCGGAGGAGAACGCCGCCGTGCCGCTGGTCGGCAGCACGTGGTTGGAGCCGGCGCAGTAGTCGCCCAGGCTTACGGGGCTGTAGTCCCCGACGAAGATCGCCCCGGCGCTGCGGATCCGGCCCGCGACCGTGGCCGCGTCAGCCGTCATGATTTCCAGGTGTTCGGCGGCGTAGGCGTTGCACGCCGCGATGCCCTGTTCGAGGTTGTCCACCAGGACGACTCCGGACTGCGGGCCTGAGAGTGCCTCACGGACCCGGCTGCTGTGTTTGGTCAGTGCCGCCTGGCGATCGAGTTCCACCCGTACGGCGGCGGCGAGGGCCTCGGAGTCCGTGATCAGCACGGATGCCGCTTTGGGGTCGTGCTCGGCCTGGCTGATCAGGTCGGCCGCGACCAGGCCCGGCTGCGCCGTGGCGTCGGCCAGAATCGCAATCTCCGTGGTGCCGGCCTCGGAATCGATGCCCACCACGCCCTTGACGAGACGCTTCGCGGTGGCGACAAAGACGTTGCCCGGGCCTGTGACGACGTCCACCGGGTCCAGCCCGGCCTTCCCCCCTGAGGCGGGGACGCCGTAGGCGAAAGCCGCGATGGCCTGGGCGCCGCCGATCGCGTAGACCTCTTCGATCCCGAGCAGGCACGCTGCGGCAAGGATCGTGGGGTGTGGGAGGCCGTCGAAGTCCTTCTGCGGCGGGGATGCCAGTGCGATGGATTCGACACCGGCTGCGAGGGCCGGGACAACGTTCATGATCACGGAGGACGGGTAGACCGCCAGGCCGCCGGGCACGTAGAGGCCGACGCGTGCCACGGGGACCCAGTTCTGGCTGACCACCGCGCCTTCTCCGAGTTCGACGTCGGTGTCCGCCGGGCGCTGGGCATCGGCAAAGCGGCGGGCACGCTTGATGGACTCTTCCAGGGCTGCCCGCACGGCGGGGTCGAGCCCGGCCAGGGCAGCCGTGAGCGCTTCCGCGGGGACCCGGGGATGCGCCTGCTCCACGCCGTCGAACGTCCGGGCCAGTTCGCTGAGTGCCTCGAAGCCCCGGGTGCGGACGGCGTGGATGATGTCCAGGACCTTCTGCTCGGCATCAGCCATGGTGCCGGCCCTGGCCCGGGGTACCGCGGCACGGAGACCCGCGAGGGTCAGGCGCTGGCCGCGGAGGTCGACGGTGCGGAAGTCTGGGTCGGCGGGTGCCTGGGGCGCAGTTGCGGCCGGTACGGAGCTGTCAGCTGAAAGGGTCACCCGTTCATTTTACGTGCCGCGCCGGCGAGTCCCGCGCCTGTTACTTCGGGGCCGCTACCCGGAAGGCTGTTCGGTATCCCCGAGGTCAGCCGCGTGGCCTGCATCCGGAGCCGGCTTGCTGAAGACGGTGTTCAGGAAGACAGCCAGGGCGGTGGCGGCCGGCCAGATCGCCAGGACGGCCAGGGACCGCAGCGAGAAGGCGATGCTGGCGCTGGCCGTGTCTTCCGGCGCGCCCCACCACAGGCCGCACAGCACGCCGGTCCCCCAGGCCGCGAGGGCGCCCAGCGCTCCAGCGCCGACTGCCAGGAGCACGTCCCCGCCGGACGGGCCTTTGTGCCTGCTGCCCGACGCAACAGCGCCCGAAATGCAGCCGGCCAGCAGGAACAGGCCCGCCAGGATGAGGTCCCGCAGCAGCCACCCTTCCGTGTTTCCGCCGCTCCGCAGCTCCGGATTGCCGGACAGCAGGTTCAGTCCCGAGGGGGCCAGGAGCCACCACAGCAGCCCCGCCGGGATGCCGGCAGCGGCGATGGCCGCGGCTTTCCGCCACGTCACGGCGCGGACGCCGGGTTCCCGTCCCGGCCGGCCTGAAGCAGTGCCGGGCGGGAAGCCCTGGACCGGGTTCCGGGCGGAACCGTGCGGGGCGTCCTGCGGGGCGTCCTGTCGGAACTGGCCGTGTACTGCGGGCTGTGTCATGCAACAAACCTTAACAAGCTTTCCGGCGCCGGGGCACATGACATCGCGCGTCCGGCGGATGACGTTCCACATGACGGCTCCGGGTAAACAAGTAACGCCGCCGTTCGCAGGCGCAATACGCTGGCAGGGTAGGAACATCACACACGTGCAGCAGGGAGTTGGATCGCAGTGGCCACAGAGGACCAAGCCTTCGAGGGAACGTTCCGGGAGATGTTCCGCCGGCACGCGGCCGGAGTGGCCATTATCACCGCCAACTTCAACGGCGTCCCCTTCGGCTTCACGGCGACCTCGGTGGCCTCGCTCTCGGCGAAGCCGCCCCGGTTCACGTTCAACATGGCCCGCACGTCCAGTTCCTGGCCGGCCGTGGCCAACACCACGTACATCGGCGTCCACATGCTGGGGCTGGACAACCAGGAGCTTGCGGACCGGTTTGCCCGGACCAGCAACCGATTCGAGGGGGATCACTGGGCGCTCGGACCCCATGAGGTGCCGATCCTGAACGACGTCGCCGGCTGGCTGATCGGCAAGGTCCAGATGCGGCTCTCCTTCGAGAACAACGCCGTGGTGGTGGTCGAGGTCGTGGAAGGCGAAGTCGGTGCCGACGGCGCCCCCCTGCTCTACCACTCCGGCTCCTATGGCCAGCCCGTGCCGCTCGACTACGAGATCTGACCTGTCACCTCTCGAGGTGACACTTAATGCCCATGTCTTTGAGCGGCATGGGCATTAACTGTCACTTCGGCGGGGGTCGAGCCCGTATAGATCAGCTGTCCAGGCAGGTGGGGCCGAGCAGCACCTTCAGGTCGCCGAACAGCGACGGGCTCGGGTTGACCCTCAGGTGTACGGGCAGGCCCATGACTTCCACCCGGGTGTCACCCTGCAGGTGCAGCCGGACTTCGGATTTGCCGCGGTGGGTCCGCAGCACGTCTCCGAGTTCGGTCACGACGGCTTCGGTCGCCTTGTGTGTCGGCATGGTGATCACGAGCGGGCCGTTGAGGCCCTCGCTGAGGTCCGGGACGGACAGTTCCATGCAGTTCAGGGCGACGGCGCCGTCATCGCGGCGCTGCAGCCGCCCCTTGACGACGACGATCAGGTCCTCTGCCAGCACCGAGGCGATGGGCCCGTAGACCTGGCCAAAGAACATGACCTCGACCGAACCGCCCAGGTCCTCGATCTCGGCACGGGCGTAGGCGTTGCCGCTGGCTTTCGCGATCCGCCGGCTCAGTGAGGTGATCATGCCCGCGATGGTGACGATGGCGCCGTCGTGCGGGCCGTCCTCGGCGATGATCGAGGTGATGGACTGGTCGGCATGCTGGCTCAGGACCCCTTCGAGCCCCTGCAGCGGGTGGTCCGAGACGTACAGGCCCAGCATGTCCCGTTCGAAGGAGAGCTTGTCCTTTTTCTCCCATTCGGGAAGGTCCGGGATTTCGATGCTCAGGGACGCCTCGGATTCGGCCTCGTCGAAACCGGCGAAGAGGTCGAACTGGCCGATCGCCTCGTTGCGCTTGAGGGTGATGACCGAGTCGATGGCTTCTTCATGGATCATGGCCAGGGCGCGCCGGTGGTGGTTCAGGGAGTCGAAGGCGCCGGCCTTGATCAGGGATTCGATGGTGCGCTTGTTGCACACCACGGCCGGGACCTTCACGAGGTAGTCCTTGAAGGACGTGTAGGCGCCCTCTTTTTCGCGGGCCGCCACCATGGCTTCGACGGCGTTGACGCCGACGTTGCGGATGGCCCCCATGCCGAAGCGGATATCGGTGCCGACCGGGGTGAAGTTCAGCGCAGACTCGTTGACGTCCGGCGGCAGCACCGTGATGCCCATGCGCCGGCATTCGTTGAGGTAGATGGCCGATTTGTCCTTGTCGTCGCCGACCGAGGTGAGCAGGGCCGCCATGTACTCCGGCGCGTAGTGCGCCTTCAGGTAGGCGGTCCAGTAGGAGATCACGCCGTAGGCGGCCGAGTGCGCCTTGTTGAAGGCGTAGTCGGAGAACGGCAGCAGGATGTCCCAGAGGGTCTTGACCGCAGCCATGGAGTAGCCGTTGTCCTGCATGCCCTGGGAGAAGCCGGCGAACTGCTTGTCCAGTTCCGATTTCTTTTTCTTGCCCATGGCGCGGCGCAGGATGTCGGCCTGGCCCAGCGTGTAGCCGGCGAGCTTCTGGGCCACGGCCATGACCTGCTCCTGGTACACGATCAGGCCGTAGGTGCCACCGAGGATCTCGGAGAGCGGTTCCTCGAGCTCCGGGTGGATCGGGATGACTTCCTGGATCTTGTTCTTGCGCAGGGCGTAGTCGGTGTGCGCGTTGGCCCCCATGGGTCCGGGCCGGTAGAGCGCCAGGACGGCGGAGATGTCTTCGAAGTTGTCAGGCTTCATCAGCTTGAGCAGGGAGCGCATCGGGCCGCCGTCGAGCTGGAACACCCCCAGGGTGTCGCCGCGGGCAAGCAGCTCGTACGACGCCACGTCGTCCAGTTCCAGGGACTCCAGGTCGAGGTCGATCCCGCGGTTCATCTTGATGTTTTCCAGGGCGTCGGAAATGATCGTCAGGTTCCGCAGGCCCAGGAAGTCCATCTTGATCAGGCCGAGGCCCTCGGACGTCGGGTAGTCGAACTGGGTGATGACCTGGCCATCCTGGAAGCGGCGCATGACCGGGATGACGTCGATGATGGGGTCCGAGGACATGATGACGCCGGCCGCGTGGACACCCCACTGGCGTTTCAGGCCCTCGATGCCGAGCGCCGTTTCGAACACCTTGGCGGCTTCCGGGTCCGTGGCGATCAGCTGGCGGAAGTCCCCCGCCTCGCTGTAGCGCTTGGAGTCCTTGTTCTGGATGTCGGCCAACGGGATGTCCTTGGCCATCACGGCCGGCGGCAGCGCCTTGGTCAGCTGCTCGCCCATGCTGAACGGGTAGCCCAGCACGCGCGAGGAGTCCTTGAGGGCCTGCTTGGTCTTGATGGTGCCGTAGGTGACGATCATCGCGACGCGTTCGTCCCCGTATTTACGCGTGACGTAGTCGATCACCTCGGAGCGGCGCCGGTCATCGAAGTCGACGTCGAAGTCAGGCATGGAGACGCGGTCCGGGTTGAGGAATCGCTCGAAGATCAGGCCGTGGTGCAGCGGATCGAGGTCGGTGATGCGCATGGCGTACGCCACCATCGAGCCTGCGCCCGAGCCACGTCCGGGACCCACCCGGATGCCGTTGTTCTTGGCCCAGTTGATGAAGTCGGCCACCACCAGGAAGTAGCCCGGGAAACCCATGGACGTGATGACGCCGAGTTCGTAGTCCGCCTGGGTGCGGACCTTGTCCGGGATGCCCTGGGGGTAGCGGTACTGGAGTCCCTTGTCGACTTCCTTGACCAGCCAGGACGTTTCGTCCTCCCCCTCCGGGCAGGGGAACCGGGGCATGTAGTTGGCGCCGGTGTTGAACGAGACTTCGCAGCGCTCGGCGATCAGGAGTGTGTTGTCGCACGCCTCCGGGTGGTCGCGGAACAGTTCCCGCATTTCCCGCGGTGACTTCAGGTAGTACCCGCTGCCGGAGAAGGCGAAGCGCGAGCCGCCGTTGTCGTACGTCGGCTCCAGGAGGGTGGAACCGGACTGGATGGCCAACAGGGCCTCGTGCGCCTTCGCGTCGTGCTCGTGCGTGTAGTGGAGATCGTTGGTGGCCACGAGCGGAAGGTTCAGTTCCTTGGCCAGGCGCAGCAGGTCCCCCGTGACGCGCCGCTCGATGTCCAGGCCATGGTCCATGAGTTCGCAGAAGTAGTTCTCGGCTCCGAAGATGTCGCGGAACTCGGCGGCCGCTTCGACGGCTTCCCGGTACTGGCCGAGCCTGAGCCGGGTCTGGACCTCACCGGACGGGCACCCGGTGGTCGCAATCAGGCCATCCGCATAGGTGTTCAGGAGTTCGCGGTCCAGGCGGGGCCATTTGCCGAAGACCGAATCAAGGGACGCGATCGAGGAGGCCCGGAACAGGTTCCGCATGCCCACGTTGTTGTAGCTGAGCAGCGTCATGTGGGTGTAGGCGCCACCGCCGGAGATGTCGTCCTTGCGCTGGTTCTCCTCGCCCCAGCGGACGCGGGTCTTGTCCGTGCGCGCGGTGCCGGGGGTTACATAGGCCTCGACGCCGATGATCGGCTTGATGCCCTGGTCCGTGGCCCGCTTCCAGAAATCGAAGGCGCCGAACAGGTAACCGTGGTCCGTTGTGGCAAGGGCCGGCATGCCGAGCCGTTCAGTTTCGTCGAACAGTTCACTGAGCCGGGCGGCGCCGTCCAGCATCGAGTACTCGGTGTGGTTGTGGAGATGGACAAACGAGTCGTTGCTGGAAGTCACCGAATCATTCTAGTGCCGCGCGCCGGCCATTCCACGCGGCACTCCGGCGGCCACCCGATTGGACAGGTCCAACCCGGCGGCCACAGGGGCCCGTCAGGCCTGTCCGGACTCCAGGACTTCCAGCGCGTAGCGCAGGTCCTGCGGGTACTCGCTGGTGACCGTGACCCGCTCCCCCGTCCGGGGGTGGTCGAAGGACAACTGCCGGGCGTGCAGCCACTGCCGGGTGAGCCCCAGCGTGGCGGCGAGCCGCGGGTCAGCGCCATAGGTCAGGTCGCCCGCACACGGGTGACGCAGCGCGGAGAAGTGGACCCGGATCTGGTGCGTGCGGCCGGTCTCGAGGTGGACTTCCACGAGCGAGGCCTTGCCGAACGCCTCAAGGACCTCGTAGTGCGTGATGGAGTCCCTGCCGTCCTCGATCACGGCGAACCGCCAGTCGTGGCCCGGATGGCGGCCGATCGGCGCGTCAATGGTGCCGGCCAGCGGATCCGGCAGGCCCTGCACGACGGCGTGGTAGACCTTATCCACGGTGCGCTCCTTGAAGGCACGCTTGAGCGCCGTGTAGGCCCGCTCCGTCTTGGCGACCACCATCACCCCGGAGGTCCCGACGTCGAGCCGGTGGACGATGCCGGCGCGCTCGGGCGAGCCCGACGTGGAGATCCGGTAGCCGAGGCCGGCGAGCCCGCCGACGACGGTGGGTCCCACCCAGCCCGGCGAGGGGTGGGCGGCCACACCGACCGGTTTGTCGATGACGACAAATTCGTCATCGTCCAGCAGGATGAACAGGTCCTCCACGACTTCCTCCACGATTTCCAGGGGGTCCCGGCGTTCCGGGACGGCGACGTCGAGCACGGTGCCGGGGGCAAGCTTGAGCGATTTTCCGACCGCTTTGTCCTTGCTGATGACGTTGCCCTCGGCGATCAGTGTGGCGGCCTGCGAGCGGGAAATATCCATGAGTTTCGCCAGCCCGGCATCCACCCGGGTGCCCGCGAGTTCATCGGGGACCACGAAGCGGAACGATGACGCGGCCGTCGCGGACGCCCCGTGGGGCCCGCCCCCGGCGTCGTCGATGTCTTCCGGCAGGATGTCTTCGGGCAGCGTCCCAGCCGGCAAGGACCCCTCCGGCGTCAGGTCCTCGGGCGTGCTGTGTCCGGGCACCGGGTGCTCAGGAGTCATGTTTCACTGTGTCCTTGGTCAGGTGTGAGCCGTCCAGGGAGATTCCGCGCAGCGTCAGCAGGCAGATGATCACCACGGAGCACACAACGGCTGAGTCGGCGATGTTGAAAATCGCGAAATTGGGAAGCTGGATGAAGTCCACGACATGGCCCATGGCGAACGAAGGTTCGCGGAACAGGCGGTCCGTGAGGTTGCCGAGGGCACCGCCGAGCAGCAGCCCGAGCGCCAGCGCCCACCAGAGCGATCCGAGTTTCCGCAGCTGCGCCAGGATGGCGATCGATACTGCGGTCATGATGATGGTGAACACCCAGGTGACGTTCTCGCCGATTGAGAAAGCGGCACCGGAGTTGCGGATGTAGTACCAGTGCAGCAGCGGCGGCAGGACGGGGATCCGCTCGCCCTCGGTCATGTTGCCGGTGACCCACAGTTTGGTGAGCTGGTCGAAGACGTAGGCGAACACCGCCAGGCCAAAGAAGACGGCGAGCAGCAGGGCCCGCCGCGGCCGGGGCCCGGCGGGAATGGTTTGCGCGGACTCGGCTTGAGAGAACCCGGTCTGCGCGGACTCGGCGGGCTGCGTTGGGTCAGGTGATGGTGCGTCAGTCATAAGGCTTTCGTTCACGAGCCAGTGCGGGGACTGGGAACCGGGTGCTTGGGCACGGCCGCGGGCGGACCCGGCGGTTAATGCCAAAAGCCGGCGGCCGAGGAATCCTCAGCCACCGGCTTTCAGAATACTTGCTAAATACCTTAGCTGCTGGCTTCGACCTCAGGGGCAGCCACGGAGCCACGGGCATCCAGGTCACGCAGCTGGCCTTCGATGTAGGCCTTCAGGCGTGAACGGTAGTCGCGCTCGAAGCCGCGGAGCTGCTCGACCTTGCGTTCCAGGACGGAGCGCTGCTGCTCGAGGGCACCGAGGATCTTGCGGGACTTCTCCTGGGCGTCGTTGACGAGGCTGCTGGCTTCGATCTGCGCTTCGGCGATGATCTTGTCGCGCTGCTGCTCGCCGTCGGCGACGTGCTTGTCGTGCATCTGCTGCGCCATTGCCAGCAGGCCCGCAGCGGACTCGGCTGCCGGGGTGGCGGCGGCGCGTGCCGGGGCAGCTGCCTGCTCGGCTTCCTTCTTCTTGGCAACTTCAGCAGCCTTGGCGGCTTCAGCGGCCTTGGCCTCGGCTTCAGCCTTGGCGCGGTCTTCCTTCTCGGCCTTGACGGGTGCCGGAACCTTTTCCACGACGGGAGCCGCGGCGGCGGAGCTGGCAGGCGTGCCGGCGCCCAGTTCGGCAAGCTTCTTGCGCAGCTCGTCGTTCTCCTGGTTCAGGCGTCGCAGTTCGACGACGATCTCGTCCAGGAAGTCATCAACTTCATCCTGGTCGTAGCCTTCGCGGAACTTGGTCGGCTGAAAGCGCTTGTTGACAACGTCTTCTGGCGTCAAAGCCATCTGGTCACCTCGTTGGTCTAGTTAGTCAGTAGGCCTTCCGGCCGTCAAAACTACGGTACCTAAATATGGTCTGGTTCCTCTAATTCAACACCGCAGTGTCAAACCGGAGTTTATATCTGTTTCGGGCCGCGGACCGGGTCCGCCGCCCGCCTACGCTGAGATGGGCTGGGCGAACACCAGGTACTTGGCAACCGCCATGGCTATGGTGACTGCCACGAACAACAGCAGGAAGCCGAGGTCCAGTGATATTCCGCCCAGCCGCAGCGGCGGAATGAGCCGCCGCAGCAGCTTGATGGGCTTGTCTGTGACCGAATACACAGCGTGGGCGGCGACGAGCGCCGCGCCGCGCGGCCGCCAGCTTCGTGCGAACATCTGCACCCAGTCGAAAATCAGCCGGATGATGAGGGCAACCAGGAACAACAGCAGGGCGATATAGACAAGTCCGAAAACAATTCCCATGAGTTAACTCATATCTCCATGTTCATTCCGGAAACCGCAGTGTCCTCTTGATAGTTACGCCTCTATTTCAACACGGATAATTCAGCAAGGATGCCAGACAAGGTGTCCTTGCCTGGCATCCTTCGGGAGAATCCGGATCTAGCTCTGGTTGAAAAAGGCCGCCTGGGTCTCGCTGACCTTCTTGTCGTCGCCGATGACTTCAACGTACGACGGCGACAGCAGGAAGACCTTGTTCGTGACGCGCTCGATGCTGCCGCGAAGTCCGAAGACCAATCCGGCAGAGAAGTCGACGAGCCGCTTCGCGTCCGCTTCACCCATGTCCGTGACGTTCATGATGACGGGGATGCCGTCACGGAAGCTCTCACCGATGAGTTTGGCGTCGTTGTAGGACCGCGGGTGGATCGTGGTGATCTGGCGGAGTCCGGTGTGCTCTTCGCGGCTCGACGCCGCTCGCTTGATGGGTGTCACAGGTGCGCGATATTCCTCTTCAGCGGCGTAGGGCTCTTCCCTGGGGGCCTCGCGGACGGGCGCGGGTGCGCGGCGTTCCTCGCGGTCATGCTCCATGGAATCGTCCTCATCCTTGTGCGATGTTTGGTGCTCGGACTCGTAGTGCTCGTCGCCATCGGCGAGCCCAAGATAGATCATTGTCTTGCGCAGAGCGCCGGCCATGGTCGACTCCTAATCGTGTCCGTCAGCGGGCCGATCAATGACTTAGCAGCCTTGGAATCCCCGCCATTACCTTCCAATACGTTGAACCTACCGCAACGCCGGACGCGGACCGAGAATATCGGAGCCAACACGAAGGTGTGTCGCCCCGAACCGGACGGCCTCTTCCAGGTCCTGGCTCATGCCCGCGGAAATGCCGGAGGCTCCGGGGTGGACGGCGGTCAGCCGGGCGGAAAGCTCCGCGAGCTTCTCGAAGGCCGGGGCCGGATCCGCACCGAAGGGGGCGACCGCCATCACGCCGGCGAGCCGGAGTCCTTCCGCCCCGGCCAGCTGCTCGGCCAGGGCCGGGACGTCTGCGGGAAGGGCGCCTCCGCGGTGACCGCCGGCGTCGTCGTCGAGGCTGACCTGGATGAAGCAGTCCAGTGGCGCCCGCCCGGTGCGTTCCTGGTCGGCCGCCATGGCCCTGGCCAGGGCACTGGCCAGCTGCGGCCGGTCCACGGAGTGCACGGCGTGGGCGTACTTCACGACGGACTTTGCCTTGTTGCTCTGCAGCTGGCCGATGAAGTGCCAGCGAAGATCCAGTCCACGCAGCGCAGCGGACTTCTCCGCTGCTTCCTGGTCCCGGTTCTCCCCGACGTCCGTGATGCCGAGTGTGGCGAGCCGCCGGACATCCTCGGCGGGATGGAACTTGGTGACCACGATCAGCTGGGGCGGGCGCTCCTGCCGTCCGGCGGCCGCAACGGCAGTGTCGATGCGCTGCCGGACGGCCGCGAGCCGCTCCCTGAGCTGTTCCAGCCGGGCATCGGGCCGGCCGGTTGCGGTGTCCGGCCCCCGCGTCGGCTCATTCACCTGGCCGTTCACGGCTGCCCCGTCCCGGCGTCCGTCCAGACGAGCCCGGCGAACCGCCCGGTGTTCGGGTCACGGCGGTAGGAGAAAAGGTTGGTGTCCTCCAGGGTGCAATGCCCGGAGTATTCGACCGCCACGCCGGCGTCCCGCAGCTGGCTGCGGACGGCGGCCGGCAGGTCCAGGCCGGGGGTGCCGCGGGATGTGGTGCACCGGGCCGCGGGCACGCGGGCGGCGACGTCGTCGCGCATGTCC
This DNA window, taken from Pseudarthrobacter sp. ATCC 49987, encodes the following:
- a CDS encoding RluA family pseudouridine synthase, whose translation is MTPEHPVPGHSTPEDLTPEGSLPAGTLPEDILPEDIDDAGGGPHGASATAASSFRFVVPDELAGTRVDAGLAKLMDISRSQAATLIAEGNVISKDKAVGKSLKLAPGTVLDVAVPERRDPLEIVEEVVEDLFILLDDDEFVVIDKPVGVAAHPSPGWVGPTVVGGLAGLGYRISTSGSPERAGIVHRLDVGTSGVMVVAKTERAYTALKRAFKERTVDKVYHAVVQGLPDPLAGTIDAPIGRHPGHDWRFAVIEDGRDSITHYEVLEAFGKASLVEVHLETGRTHQIRVHFSALRHPCAGDLTYGADPRLAATLGLTRQWLHARQLSFDHPRTGERVTVTSEYPQDLRYALEVLESGQA
- the lspA gene encoding signal peptidase II codes for the protein MTDAPSPDPTQPAESAQTGFSQAESAQTIPAGPRPRRALLLAVFFGLAVFAYVFDQLTKLWVTGNMTEGERIPVLPPLLHWYYIRNSGAAFSIGENVTWVFTIIMTAVSIAILAQLRKLGSLWWALALGLLLGGALGNLTDRLFREPSFAMGHVVDFIQLPNFAIFNIADSAVVCSVVIICLLTLRGISLDGSHLTKDTVKHDS
- a CDS encoding DivIVA domain-containing protein — protein: MALTPEDVVNKRFQPTKFREGYDQDEVDDFLDEIVVELRRLNQENDELRKKLAELGAGTPASSAAAAPVVEKVPAPVKAEKEDRAKAEAEAKAAEAAKAAEVAKKKEAEQAAAPARAAATPAAESAAGLLAMAQQMHDKHVADGEQQRDKIIAEAQIEASSLVNDAQEKSRKILGALEQQRSVLERKVEQLRGFERDYRSRLKAYIEGQLRDLDARGSVAAPEVEASS
- a CDS encoding YggT family protein, with product MGIVFGLVYIALLLFLVALIIRLIFDWVQMFARSWRPRGAALVAAHAVYSVTDKPIKLLRRLIPPLRLGGISLDLGFLLLFVAVTIAMAVAKYLVFAQPISA
- a CDS encoding cell division protein SepF; its protein translation is MAGALRKTMIYLGLADGDEHYESEHQTSHKDEDDSMEHDREERRAPAPVREAPREEPYAAEEEYRAPVTPIKRAASSREEHTGLRQITTIHPRSYNDAKLIGESFRDGIPVIMNVTDMGEADAKRLVDFSAGLVFGLRGSIERVTNKVFLLSPSYVEVIGDDKKVSETQAAFFNQS
- a CDS encoding YggS family pyridoxal phosphate-dependent enzyme; translated protein: MNGQVNEPTRGPDTATGRPDARLEQLRERLAAVRQRIDTAVAAAGRQERPPQLIVVTKFHPAEDVRRLATLGITDVGENRDQEAAEKSAALRGLDLRWHFIGQLQSNKAKSVVKYAHAVHSVDRPQLASALARAMAADQERTGRAPLDCFIQVSLDDDAGGHRGGALPADVPALAEQLAGAEGLRLAGVMAVAPFGADPAPAFEKLAELSARLTAVHPGASGISAGMSQDLEEAVRFGATHLRVGSDILGPRPALR